The proteins below are encoded in one region of Candidatus Palauibacter soopunensis:
- a CDS encoding PQQ-dependent dehydrogenase, methanol/ethanol family, whose amino-acid sequence MKAMAASALAAATLLCSGVLAGVAAQVSFERLVNADDEPHNWFMYSGNYASHRFSALDQIHRGNVGDLKVIWAYQMSGGLIETTPVVVDGVMYVTEPPSNVSALDARTGRRLWNWSAEVPTSTKNIGFPRVNRGVAILDETVFVGTLDARLVALDAGSGAVRWEVDVADNFLGFSITTAPLALDGKVIVGVSGAEAGANGFVDAYDPDTGDRLWRTFTIPRPGEPGSETWGGDSWEHGGGSTWLTGSYDPELDLLYWPTGNPAPDWNGDLRPGDNLYTNSILALDPDTGEMQWYFQYTPHDTHDWDANQIQVLVDAEWEGEPRKLVVTANRNAFYYVLDRETGEFLHGVEYSKQTWAEGLDANGRPIVIPGTEPTEEGNLVWPSLQGAANWFSPSYSPDTGLFYQATRIMGAIYYKAAVEYEPGQPFLGGGEQALSGDDASGAVKALDVLTGELRWEFPLLSPPWAGVMATRGGLVFGGSNEGNIFALDAETGEALWDFQAGAGVRTGPMSFEVDGEQRIATAAGGVLWVFGLP is encoded by the coding sequence ATGAAGGCTATGGCGGCCTCCGCGCTCGCGGCGGCGACCTTGCTGTGCAGCGGAGTTCTCGCGGGCGTGGCCGCGCAGGTATCGTTCGAACGCCTCGTGAACGCGGACGACGAGCCGCACAACTGGTTCATGTACTCGGGCAATTACGCCTCGCACCGCTTCTCCGCGCTTGACCAGATCCACCGCGGAAACGTCGGGGACCTCAAGGTGATCTGGGCCTACCAGATGAGCGGCGGGCTCATCGAGACGACGCCCGTTGTCGTCGACGGCGTGATGTACGTGACGGAACCGCCGAGCAACGTGAGCGCGCTCGACGCCCGTACCGGGCGCCGCCTCTGGAACTGGTCCGCGGAAGTCCCGACCTCGACGAAGAACATCGGCTTCCCCCGCGTAAACCGGGGCGTCGCCATCCTCGACGAGACGGTGTTCGTGGGCACGCTCGACGCCCGCCTCGTGGCGCTCGACGCAGGCTCCGGCGCCGTCCGCTGGGAGGTGGACGTCGCGGACAACTTCCTCGGCTTCTCGATCACGACGGCGCCGCTCGCGCTCGACGGCAAGGTCATCGTCGGCGTGTCCGGCGCGGAGGCCGGCGCGAACGGCTTCGTCGACGCCTACGACCCCGACACCGGAGATCGCCTCTGGCGCACGTTCACGATCCCCCGGCCGGGCGAACCGGGGAGCGAGACGTGGGGCGGCGACAGCTGGGAGCACGGCGGCGGCTCGACGTGGCTCACCGGTTCGTACGACCCCGAACTGGACCTTCTCTACTGGCCCACCGGGAACCCGGCGCCCGACTGGAACGGGGACCTGCGGCCCGGCGACAACCTGTACACGAACTCCATCCTCGCCCTCGATCCCGACACGGGCGAGATGCAGTGGTACTTCCAGTACACGCCGCACGACACGCACGACTGGGACGCGAATCAGATCCAGGTGCTCGTGGACGCCGAATGGGAGGGAGAGCCCCGCAAGCTGGTCGTCACCGCGAACCGGAACGCCTTCTACTACGTGCTCGACCGCGAAACGGGCGAGTTCCTGCACGGCGTGGAGTACTCGAAGCAGACGTGGGCCGAGGGCCTCGACGCGAACGGCCGCCCGATCGTGATTCCCGGCACCGAGCCCACGGAGGAGGGGAACCTCGTGTGGCCCAGCCTCCAGGGGGCGGCGAACTGGTTCAGCCCTTCGTACAGCCCCGACACCGGGCTCTTCTACCAGGCGACCCGGATCATGGGGGCCATCTACTACAAGGCCGCCGTCGAGTACGAGCCCGGACAGCCGTTTCTCGGCGGCGGGGAGCAGGCGCTGTCCGGCGACGACGCGAGCGGCGCCGTGAAGGCGCTCGACGTGCTGACGGGGGAATTGCGGTGGGAGTTCCCGCTGCTCTCTCCGCCGTGGGCCGGCGTGATGGCCACGCGGGGCGGCCTCGTCTTCGGCGGAAGCAACGAGGGCAACATCTTCGCTCTCGACGCGGAGACGGGAGAGGCGCTGTGGGACTTCCAGGCCGGCGCCGGCGTCCGCACCGGCCCCATGTCGTTCGAGGTGGACGGCGAACAGCGGATCGCGACCGCCGCGGGCGGCGTCCTGTGGGTATTCGGACTCCCCTAG
- a CDS encoding c-type cytochrome produces MRRPRLSLLGLALAASPLVATGQAAAQDEPDVTEAGLARGEMFYQAHCGRCHGMLGHGGEGPSLARPTLPRAPDHESLVRVIRRGIPGTGMPGTRANLVSDLEVDLMAAYVRTLGQGAVVEIAGDAARGREVFAAAGDCYSCHVVDGRGTGIGPDLTGIGLRRGVEYLYASLRTPDSELPVSRRGILRGFRGYLPIRAVTREGRVITGMRVNEDAFTIQLRSISGRTVSLRKEDLVELEKQFDHSLMPAVEEMTEADIDDLVAFLADLGGGS; encoded by the coding sequence ATGCGACGTCCCCGTCTGAGCCTGTTGGGTCTCGCGCTTGCGGCAAGCCCGCTCGTGGCGACCGGCCAGGCCGCGGCCCAGGATGAGCCCGACGTCACCGAAGCCGGTCTCGCGCGCGGCGAGATGTTCTACCAGGCCCACTGCGGCCGGTGTCACGGCATGCTCGGCCACGGAGGCGAGGGGCCGAGCCTGGCGCGCCCCACCCTGCCCCGCGCGCCGGACCACGAATCGCTCGTCCGGGTGATCCGGCGCGGGATCCCAGGTACCGGCATGCCGGGGACGAGGGCGAACCTGGTGTCGGACCTGGAGGTCGACCTCATGGCCGCCTACGTCCGCACGCTCGGGCAGGGCGCCGTCGTGGAGATCGCGGGAGACGCCGCGCGCGGGCGAGAGGTGTTCGCCGCCGCCGGCGACTGCTACTCCTGCCACGTCGTCGACGGCCGCGGGACGGGGATCGGCCCCGATCTCACCGGCATCGGGCTGCGCCGCGGCGTCGAGTACCTCTACGCGTCCCTCCGGACGCCCGATTCGGAGTTGCCGGTCTCCCGGCGAGGCATCCTGCGGGGTTTCAGGGGATACCTGCCGATCCGCGCGGTCACGCGCGAGGGCCGCGTCATCACGGGCATGCGCGTGAACGAGGACGCCTTCACGATCCAGCTGCGGTCGATCTCCGGCCGCACGGTCTCGCTTCGCAAGGAAGATCTCGTGGAACTCGAGAAACAGTTCGATCACTCCCTGATGCCCGCCGTGGAGGAGATGACGGAAGCGGACATCGACGACCTCGTCGCCTTCCTGGCCGACCTCGGAGGAGGATCATGA